In one Desulfotomaculum sp. genomic region, the following are encoded:
- a CDS encoding transposase, which produces MTNIKLAGRLSLAYDVLSQAVNACPPELLTDSLKQMLEPAYKTKVLYRSRGSEAQKRIQEIIDLGIELISNIKFNPSIGKLHAMAVLQRFIEEQAVFNSEKKTWEAKANKDIKADSLQSAYDPDVTYR; this is translated from the coding sequence ATGACTAATATCAAATTAGCCGGCCGGTTGTCATTAGCATATGACGTGTTGTCCCAGGCAGTGAATGCCTGCCCTCCGGAACTCCTTACAGATTCCTTGAAGCAAATGCTGGAACCCGCGTACAAAACTAAAGTCTTATACCGCTCCAGGGGCAGCGAAGCACAAAAACGGATCCAAGAGATAATCGATCTGGGAATCGAACTGATTTCTAACATCAAATTTAACCCGAGCATTGGCAAATTGCATGCCATGGCGGTTCTCCAGCGATTTATCGAAGAACAGGCTGTCTTCAATAGTGAAAAGAAGACCTGGGAAGCTAAAGCAAATAAAGACATTAAAGCAGACTCCCTGCAATCAGCTTATGATCCGGATGTGACCTATCG